GGCGGAGAAGGACGGCTTTTCGCTCGCCGACATGCGCGCGTTCGACCTGCCGATCAGCCGCGAGCAGCTCGCGCGCACGCGCGCCGCGGCCGAAGAACGCCGCGCGGCGTCGGCGTGACGAGAAACGCGAAGGGCATCGTGCCTGCTCGACACGATGCCCCGGCGGGGTCCGGCGCAGAGTCGACCGTGCTGCGCTATCGTTCCGCCGCGCATTGCGAAGGTCGGGTAGCCCTTCGCACGACGAACGATATCACACCGGTTCCCGCCGGAGAAGACCTCAAATGAGTTGCGACAGCGCATATGCGTAAACGCATAAACTCGGAAAATGGGACGGGCACCGCGCTCGATGAACGCGATGCCCGCGATGGTGTGCGAGCCGTTGAGACCAGATCCGAGGACCATCGTAGCACACCCTCGCATGCCGGACAACCGCCATGCGGCTGGAGGGAGCGGGAATCGATGCCGATCACGCGCTCGACAGCGTTCCGAAAGGTCCGGCGGTGAAAAAAGTCGTCTCGGTTTCGCTGGGGTCGGCGTCGCGGGATCATCGCGCGGAGGTCGAGCTGCTCGGGGAGCGGTTCGACATCTCGCGCGTCGGGACGGACGGCTCGATCGACAAGGCGATCGCGAAGCTCAAAGAGCTGGACGGCACGGTCGACGCGATCGGGCTCGGCGGGATCGACGTCTACCTGTACGCCGGCAACGACCGCTACGCGCTGCGCGACGGGCTCCGCCTGCTCGACGCGGTGAAAAAGACGCCGGTCGTCGACGGGAGCGGCTTGAAGAACACGCTCGAGCGCAACGCGGTCGCGTTCATGCAGCGCGCGCTCGGGATCGAGCTGCGCGGGAAGCGCGTGCTGATGGTCAGCGCGCTCGACCGCTTCGGGATGGCGCAGGCGCTGGTGCAGGCCGGCGCGGACGTCGTCTTCGGCGACTTCATCTTCGCGCTCGATCTCGACCGGCCGGTGCGCGGGCTCGACGAGTTCGAGGAGATGGCGCGCAAGTATCTGCCCGACGCGTGCAAGCTTCCCTTTCAGTTCTTCTATCCGACCGGGAAGAAACAAGACCGGCCGCCGCAGCCGAAAT
The Candidatus Eremiobacterota bacterium genome window above contains:
- a CDS encoding quinate 5-dehydrogenase — encoded protein: MKKVVSVSLGSASRDHRAEVELLGERFDISRVGTDGSIDKAIAKLKELDGTVDAIGLGGIDVYLYAGNDRYALRDGLRLLDAVKKTPVVDGSGLKNTLERNAVAFMQRALGIELRGKRVLMVSALDRFGMAQALVQAGADVVFGDFIFALDLDRPVRGLDEFEEMARKYLPDACKLPFQFFYPTGKKQDRPPQPKYPEYYEDAEIVAGDYHFMRQFMPDRLDGKTILTNTVTASDVDFLRERGIARLVTTTPDFGGRSFGTNVVEAAMLALLGKRWSEVTEDDYRTLLAQLDLKPRVIEFQVDSRSSLRSGPQAI